A stretch of the Planktothricoides raciborskii GIHE-MW2 genome encodes the following:
- a CDS encoding AAA family ATPase, producing the protein MTLNFAEFYKACNPTKTIDMGNEQERKYYIDFSKVRGSDSTRELERTITRLSGGEPTCQLFSGHIGCGKSTELFRLKEQLVQKGYHVVYFESSEDLDMADVDISDILLAIARQVSESLQKISLQLEPKGFKALLKGAAQILQTPIELSGEAGIAGLGTISVSTENAEIGFSLPGGIGKITAKAKDSPAERSRLRQYLEPRTNNILDAINSELLDPATKFLKEQGKQGLVVIVDNLDRVDSSPKPTGRTQPEYLFVDRGDQLRKLNCHMVYTIPLSLIFSNDFGRLTSRFGLKPKVLPMVPVQHRNGEDCDEGMNLLRQMVLARAFPDIEPEKRLELISELFDEPETLDRLCRVSGGHVRNLLGLLYSCLQQEDPPFERNLLEDVIKEYRDDLLAAICDQEWQLMFQALENKTVRGDDDYQILLRSMFLFEYRDREGRWYWVNPPLAESSQFKAWLTSSSQPAASSETLA; encoded by the coding sequence ATGACATTAAATTTTGCAGAATTTTATAAAGCCTGTAATCCCACGAAAACCATCGATATGGGGAATGAACAGGAGCGGAAATACTATATTGATTTTTCTAAAGTCCGAGGCAGTGATAGCACTAGAGAATTAGAAAGAACTATTACCCGCTTATCCGGTGGAGAACCGACCTGTCAGTTATTTTCAGGACATATTGGTTGCGGCAAGTCCACAGAGTTATTTCGCCTCAAAGAACAGTTGGTGCAAAAAGGATATCATGTGGTCTATTTCGAGTCTTCTGAAGACTTGGATATGGCCGACGTAGATATTAGTGATATTTTATTGGCGATCGCCCGCCAAGTTAGTGAAAGTTTACAAAAAATTTCCCTCCAGTTAGAACCAAAAGGCTTTAAAGCGCTGCTTAAAGGTGCGGCTCAAATTTTGCAAACCCCCATTGAACTCAGCGGGGAAGCGGGAATTGCCGGATTAGGGACAATCAGTGTCAGCACCGAAAATGCAGAAATTGGTTTTTCCTTGCCTGGGGGAATTGGCAAAATTACCGCCAAAGCCAAAGATTCTCCCGCAGAACGTTCTCGATTAAGACAATATCTAGAACCCCGGACAAATAATATCTTAGATGCGATTAACTCCGAGTTGCTCGATCCGGCCACAAAATTCCTGAAAGAACAGGGGAAACAAGGACTGGTGGTGATTGTGGATAACCTAGACCGGGTGGATAGTTCCCCCAAACCCACCGGCAGAACTCAACCGGAATATTTATTTGTGGATCGAGGCGATCAGTTACGCAAGCTGAATTGTCACATGGTGTACACCATTCCTTTGAGTTTAATTTTTTCCAATGACTTTGGTCGCTTAACCAGTCGATTTGGTTTGAAGCCGAAGGTTTTACCAATGGTGCCAGTGCAACATCGCAATGGTGAAGATTGTGATGAAGGCATGAATCTACTTCGACAGATGGTTTTAGCCAGAGCTTTTCCTGATATTGAGCCGGAAAAACGCTTAGAGTTAATTTCCGAGTTATTTGACGAACCAGAAACATTAGATCGGTTATGCCGAGTCAGCGGCGGTCATGTGCGGAATCTGCTGGGGTTACTCTATAGTTGTTTACAACAAGAGGATCCGCCGTTTGAACGCAACTTATTAGAAGATGTGATCAAAGAATATCGCGATGATCTGTTGGCCGCAATTTGCGATCAAGAATGGCAATTGATGTTTCAAGCTTTGGAAAATAAAACCGTTCGCGGCGATGATGATTATCAAATTTTGCTGCGGAGTATGTTTCTGTTTGAGTACCGCGATCGCGAAGGTCGTTGGTATTGGGTAAATCCCCCCTTAGCAGAATCGAGTCAATTTAAAGCTTGGTTAACATCGTCTTCTCAACCAGCCGCATCTTCTGAAACACTGGCTTGA
- a CDS encoding cell division protein FtsQ/DivIB, whose product MANISSVSPAQLARRRRLVRQQRRRKFFHTAWQVLIIGSLTGGLVWFTTRPDWFIYQANEVVISGNQFLSAQAVKSLLPITYPTSLLQLNPQEIAEKLESSGPIAQANVTRKLFPPKLIVEVQEKRPVAIAQVPSSTVQKPPSAQQKNHPIPPLSQNAQIGLLDENGVWISQGGDISPDQFLQLPTLTVIGDPKRYQPYWLQVYQAINRSPMKIYEIDWRDPSNLILKTELGIVHCGGQTSQLVEQLHILDKMRNLPAQVNPSQIDYIDLKNPQKPTIRKTP is encoded by the coding sequence ATGGCGAACATCTCTTCAGTATCTCCGGCTCAATTAGCCCGTCGTCGTCGGTTAGTGCGGCAGCAGCGGCGACGCAAATTTTTTCACACCGCGTGGCAAGTCTTGATCATTGGCAGTTTAACCGGGGGACTGGTTTGGTTCACGACTCGACCCGATTGGTTTATTTATCAAGCCAATGAAGTTGTCATTTCTGGCAACCAATTTCTTTCAGCCCAAGCTGTGAAATCTTTGCTGCCGATCACTTATCCCACATCTTTGCTACAATTAAACCCTCAAGAGATTGCGGAAAAACTAGAGTCCAGCGGGCCGATCGCCCAAGCTAATGTCACTCGTAAGTTATTTCCACCAAAATTAATTGTGGAAGTGCAGGAAAAGCGTCCAGTGGCGATCGCCCAAGTTCCATCATCTACAGTACAAAAACCACCCTCAGCCCAGCAAAAAAATCACCCCATTCCTCCCCTGAGTCAGAATGCTCAAATCGGATTACTCGATGAAAATGGGGTTTGGATCTCCCAAGGCGGTGACATCAGTCCCGATCAGTTTCTTCAGCTACCCACCTTAACCGTAATTGGCGACCCCAAGCGATATCAACCCTATTGGTTACAAGTGTATCAAGCCATCAATCGCAGCCCAATGAAAATTTATGAAATTGATTGGCGCGATCCGAGCAACTTAATCCTCAAAACCGAACTAGGAATCGTACATTGTGGCGGACAAACTTCTCAGCTAGTCGAACAACTGCATATCCTTGATAAAATGCGTAATTTACCCGCACAGGTAAATCCTAGCCAAATCGATTATATTGATCTCAAAAACCCACAAAAGCCCACAATTCGGAAAACTCCCTAA
- the ftsZ gene encoding cell division protein FtsZ, which translates to MTLNNSLGPVHESPHAQETTSLPPANAENSNPFNNVGLYGGQNLDPIWREKTPPKEEPRSREIVPSSIARIKVIGVGGGGCNAVNRMIASEVSGVEFWGINTDAQALTQANAPKRLQIGQKLTRGLGAGGNPAIGQKAAEESRDEIAAALDGSDLVFITAGMGGGTGTGAAPIVAEAAKEVGALTVGVVTRPFNFEGRRRTSQAEEGIAALQGRVDTLIIIPNDRLLHVISEQTPVQEAFRVADDILRQGVQGISDIITIPGMVNVDFADVRAIMADAGSALMGIGTGSGKSRAREAAMAAISSPLMEASIEGAKGVVFNITGGGDLTLHEVSAAADIIYEVVDPNANIIFGAVIDERLQGEIRMTVIATGFSNEPQPLPQKSRTVPPPPPSFRREASAPRTVNPVEPSPQPKPPTQTGGLDIPEFLQRRRPPK; encoded by the coding sequence ATGACACTAAATAATTCACTAGGGCCGGTCCATGAAAGTCCCCATGCTCAAGAAACAACGAGTTTACCGCCAGCTAATGCGGAAAACTCCAATCCATTCAATAATGTTGGATTGTATGGGGGACAAAATTTAGATCCAATTTGGCGCGAAAAAACTCCCCCTAAAGAAGAACCTAGGAGCCGCGAAATTGTGCCAAGTAGTATAGCCAGAATTAAAGTGATTGGTGTGGGTGGCGGTGGTTGTAATGCCGTCAATCGCATGATCGCCAGCGAAGTATCCGGGGTAGAGTTTTGGGGCATCAATACTGATGCTCAAGCTTTAACCCAAGCCAATGCCCCAAAACGCCTACAAATTGGGCAAAAACTCACCCGAGGTCTGGGGGCTGGGGGCAATCCTGCCATTGGTCAAAAGGCAGCCGAAGAATCCCGAGATGAAATCGCCGCTGCCTTAGATGGATCTGACTTAGTGTTTATTACTGCCGGAATGGGAGGCGGAACGGGGACTGGTGCCGCCCCCATTGTGGCTGAAGCAGCCAAAGAAGTTGGCGCTTTGACCGTTGGGGTAGTGACTCGGCCATTTAATTTTGAAGGACGGCGGCGCACCAGCCAAGCGGAAGAAGGGATTGCCGCTTTGCAAGGTCGGGTCGATACTCTAATTATTATTCCCAACGATCGCCTACTGCACGTGATTTCTGAACAAACTCCCGTGCAAGAAGCTTTCCGGGTGGCGGATGATATCCTCCGGCAAGGGGTGCAAGGCATATCAGACATCATTACCATTCCCGGTATGGTCAACGTGGACTTTGCAGACGTGCGAGCGATCATGGCGGATGCCGGATCCGCTTTGATGGGAATTGGCACCGGTTCCGGCAAGTCCAGAGCTAGAGAAGCAGCAATGGCGGCGATATCTTCTCCCTTAATGGAAGCTTCTATCGAAGGCGCTAAAGGTGTGGTGTTTAACATTACCGGCGGTGGGGATCTGACCCTCCATGAAGTCAGTGCAGCGGCAGACATTATCTATGAGGTGGTAGACCCGAACGCGAATATTATTTTTGGCGCGGTAATTGACGAACGACTTCAGGGCGAAATTAGAATGACTGTGATTGCCACTGGATTCTCTAATGAACCGCAGCCCCTACCCCAAAAATCGCGAACGGTGCCACCACCGCCACCTTCTTTTAGAAGAGAAGCCTCAGCCCCAAGAACTGTCAATCCTGTCGAACCCAGTCCACAACCCAAACCACCCACCCAAACCGGAGGATTAGATATTCCCGAATTTTTACAAAGACGGCGCCCACCCAAATAA